A single Thermaerobacter sp. FW80 DNA region contains:
- a CDS encoding AI-2E family transporter, with translation MTTDPSPPSTQPPSEARGGPGGPAPPPAPAPTWSALVSLATVLAAAGVAWLVWWVLSHFARTLTLLGLAGILAFLLEPAVSFLERGMRSRALAALVLYLAFVALVALGVVYLAGPIKEQAQELFWAVPRYREQVEQAVPLLQSYLAALREYLARYGVSLEPHELAGQFLERVAGNTNRILAGVTALITGVGTTLANALLVLVISIYLVVDGSGLNRQMLGYLPRRYRAPVRRAQAVALRVFGGYVRGQLLLGLIIGLAVGIGMSVLGMPYPALLGVIAGVMELLPIIGAVLGAIPAILVALFQPWPTVLYVTLFFVVVQQLEGNLLVPRITGQAVGMHPLATLLALMAGYEVAGIVGAILAVPVAAVAQALLREFSPPDPDAPGAGGPPGRRRRPGPDQPSTGGDGSRPGPSARPAPSAGQAQPTAQPESPPAAPAAPAAPPQARPGGDPPAGPPARTTGLDPAGGTGPAGGTASADSQTSAGANPAQGGAAACGVAAGDAGDPAGGRGPAAHGDGAARGAGGGGRPHRGPRITITRRPA, from the coding sequence GTGACCACCGATCCGTCGCCGCCATCGACGCAGCCGCCGAGCGAGGCGCGGGGTGGCCCCGGTGGCCCGGCGCCCCCGCCCGCCCCGGCCCCGACCTGGTCGGCCCTGGTGTCGCTGGCGACCGTGCTGGCCGCCGCCGGGGTGGCATGGCTCGTCTGGTGGGTCCTCTCCCACTTCGCCCGCACCTTGACCCTCCTGGGCCTGGCGGGGATCCTGGCCTTCCTCCTGGAACCGGCGGTCAGCTTCCTGGAGCGGGGCATGCGGAGCCGCGCCCTGGCGGCCCTGGTCCTGTACCTGGCCTTCGTCGCCCTGGTGGCCCTGGGCGTGGTCTACCTGGCGGGTCCCATCAAGGAACAGGCCCAGGAGCTCTTCTGGGCGGTGCCGCGGTATCGCGAGCAGGTCGAACAGGCGGTGCCGCTGCTGCAGTCCTACCTGGCCGCGTTGCGGGAGTACCTGGCCCGCTACGGTGTCAGCCTGGAACCCCACGAGCTGGCCGGCCAGTTCCTGGAGCGGGTGGCAGGCAACACGAACCGGATCCTCGCCGGCGTCACCGCGCTGATCACCGGGGTCGGCACCACGCTGGCCAACGCGCTGCTGGTCCTGGTGATCTCGATCTACCTGGTGGTCGACGGGTCGGGCCTCAACCGCCAGATGCTGGGCTACCTGCCCCGGCGCTACCGCGCCCCGGTGCGCCGGGCACAGGCCGTCGCCCTGCGGGTCTTCGGCGGGTACGTGCGGGGCCAGTTGCTGCTCGGCCTGATCATCGGCCTCGCCGTGGGCATCGGCATGAGCGTCCTGGGCATGCCGTACCCGGCCCTGCTGGGCGTCATCGCCGGCGTCATGGAGCTGCTGCCCATCATCGGCGCGGTGCTGGGCGCGATCCCGGCCATCCTGGTCGCCCTGTTCCAGCCCTGGCCCACGGTGCTCTACGTCACCCTGTTCTTCGTCGTGGTCCAGCAGCTGGAAGGCAACCTCCTGGTGCCGCGCATCACCGGCCAGGCGGTGGGCATGCACCCCCTGGCGACCCTGCTGGCGCTGATGGCGGGCTATGAGGTGGCGGGCATCGTGGGCGCGATCCTGGCCGTCCCCGTGGCGGCGGTAGCCCAGGCGCTGCTGCGCGAGTTCAGCCCGCCGGACCCCGACGCCCCCGGCGCCGGCGGCCCACCGGGCCGCCGGCGCCGGCCGGGGCCCGACCAGCCCTCCACGGGGGGCGACGGCTCCCGGCCCGGGCCTTCGGCCCGGCCCGCGCCTTCGGCCGGCCAGGCGCAGCCCACCGCGCAGCCGGAGTCGCCGCCGGCGGCTCCGGCTGCGCCCGCCGCCCCGCCGCAGGCTCGCCCTGGCGGCGATCCCCCCGCCGGACCGCCGGCCCGCACCACCGGCCTCGACCCCGCGGGCGGCACCGGCCCCGCCGGGGGCACCGCCTCCGCCGACAGCCAGACCTCCGCCGGCGCCAACCCCGCGCAGGGCGGGGCCGCTGCCTGTGGCGTCGCCGCCGGCGATGCCGGCGACCCTGCCGGCGGCCGCGGCCCCGCCGCCCACGGCGACGGCGCGGCCCGCGGTGCGGGCGGCGGCGGTCGCCCGCACCGCGGGCCGCGGATCACCATCACACGGCGGCCGGCTTGA
- the tnpB gene encoding IS607 family element RNA-guided endonuclease TnpB, whose translation MKVLQAYRFALDPTPRQERALASHVGARRFAFNWGLALVKERLEARARGEDVEVPWTLPALRREWNRQKHRVAPWWRENSKDAYASGLDGLARALQNWSKSRKGERKGRRVGFPRFRKKGRGRESVRFTTGAIRVDDKSHVVLPRIGRVKTHEPTTALLRRIEAGTARILSATVSREGGRWFVSFTCEVERQTGQPRFPGRVVGVDAGVKHLAVLSTGEKWPNPRSLEKVLRKIARSSRALARRQRGSRGWHKARRRLARLHARVRNLRQDALHKLTHHLASTYGVVVVEQLHVAGMMKNRRLARVLADAALAEIRRQLRYKCPWHGAVLVEAPPFYPSSKRCSRCGAVKPSLPLSQRVFRCEECGLVLDRDENAARNLAALVAAVAGSGPETENARGRDGRPAARQAVPEEAGSRHRRIAG comes from the coding sequence ATGAAGGTTCTTCAAGCGTACCGCTTCGCCCTGGACCCCACACCCCGCCAGGAACGGGCGCTGGCCTCCCACGTGGGCGCCCGCCGCTTCGCCTTCAACTGGGGCTTGGCGCTGGTGAAGGAGCGCCTGGAAGCCCGTGCCCGGGGCGAGGACGTGGAGGTGCCATGGACCCTTCCCGCCCTGCGGCGGGAGTGGAACCGGCAAAAGCACCGCGTCGCCCCCTGGTGGCGGGAGAACTCGAAGGACGCCTACGCCTCCGGGCTGGACGGGCTGGCCCGGGCCCTACAGAACTGGTCCAAAAGCCGCAAAGGTGAACGTAAGGGACGCCGGGTGGGGTTCCCCCGGTTCCGGAAGAAGGGCCGCGGGCGGGAGTCGGTGCGGTTCACCACCGGCGCGATCCGGGTGGACGACAAGAGCCACGTCGTCCTGCCCCGGATCGGGCGGGTGAAGACCCACGAGCCGACCACGGCCCTGCTCCGACGCATCGAAGCGGGGACAGCCCGCATCCTGTCCGCCACGGTGTCACGGGAAGGGGGCCGGTGGTTCGTCAGCTTCACCTGCGAGGTGGAGCGGCAGACGGGCCAGCCCCGGTTCCCCGGGCGGGTGGTGGGCGTGGACGCGGGGGTGAAGCACCTGGCGGTCCTTTCGACGGGTGAGAAGTGGCCGAACCCCCGGTCCCTTGAAAAAGTGCTCCGGAAGATCGCCCGGTCCAGCCGCGCCCTGGCCCGGCGCCAGAGGGGCAGCCGGGGGTGGCACAAGGCCCGCCGCCGGCTGGCCCGGCTCCATGCGCGGGTCCGGAACCTCCGCCAGGATGCCCTTCACAAGCTCACACACCACCTCGCGAGCACCTACGGTGTGGTGGTGGTTGAGCAGCTGCACGTGGCGGGCATGATGAAGAACCGGCGGCTGGCCCGGGTGCTGGCCGATGCGGCCCTGGCGGAGATCCGCCGCCAGCTCCGCTACAAGTGTCCCTGGCACGGCGCGGTCCTGGTCGAAGCGCCGCCCTTCTATCCCAGCAGTAAGCGCTGCTCACGGTGCGGCGCGGTCAAGCCGTCGCTGCCGCTTTCGCAGCGCGTTTTCCGCTGTGAGGAATGCGGGCTCGTGCTTGACCGGGACGAAAACGCGGCCCGGAATCTCGCGGCCCTTGTGGCCGCCGTCGCCGGGAGTGGCCCGGAGACGGAAAACGCCCGTGGACGGGATGGAAGACCTGCCGCAAGGCAGGCGGTCCCGGAGGAAGCGGGAAGCCGGCACCGGCGCATCGCCGGGTAA
- a CDS encoding IS607 family transposase, protein MKLSEWAKREGISSITAWRWWKAGRLPVPARQAPSGTILVDLPAPAKGETVVCACVSSHDQKNDLDRQVARVTAWATEHGFPVDQVVTEIGSGLNGKRAKFRRLLADASVATIVVEHRDRLARFGVEYLEAALAAQGRRIVVVDPSESTEDLVRDMIEVLTSFCARLDGRRGARNRALRALAAARRGDAE, encoded by the coding sequence ATGAAGCTCTCCGAGTGGGCCAAGCGTGAAGGAATCAGTTCCATCACCGCCTGGCGTTGGTGGAAGGCGGGGCGGTTGCCCGTTCCCGCCCGGCAGGCCCCATCCGGGACCATTCTCGTGGACCTTCCGGCTCCGGCGAAAGGGGAGACGGTGGTCTGCGCTTGCGTTTCCTCGCACGACCAGAAGAACGATCTCGACCGCCAAGTTGCCCGGGTCACGGCATGGGCAACGGAACACGGGTTTCCTGTGGACCAAGTGGTGACGGAAATCGGGTCCGGGCTGAATGGGAAACGGGCGAAGTTTCGCCGGCTTCTGGCCGACGCATCGGTTGCCACCATTGTGGTGGAACACCGCGATCGGTTGGCCCGCTTTGGGGTGGAGTACCTGGAAGCCGCTCTCGCGGCCCAGGGGCGGCGCATCGTCGTCGTGGATCCGAGCGAATCAACAGAGGACCTTGTGCGCGACATGATTGAAGTGCTGACCTCCTTCTGCGCTCGGCTGGATGGCCGACGGGGAGCGCGGAATCGGGCCCTGCGGGCCCTGGCTGCAGCCCGCCGGGGCGATGCCGAATGA
- a CDS encoding radical SAM protein, with translation MRPRARRIQYRWLPCKSLINRVPEGMPFRWSINPYRGCTHGCVYCYARATHPYLGLDGGVDFESVIFVKAGAVEALRRDLARRSWARELVAIGTATDPYQPIEGKYRLMRGILRALIDADTPFSITTKSTLVLRDLDLLIEATRRAGCTVNLSIPTVDPILWRRLEPGTPHPRQRLRALRRLREAGIRAGVFLAPILPGITDDRDHLEAVVREAARHGAAFLWPGVLHLGPGVREWVFPALARIRPDLMPMYRALYRGRDAAPFYRESVLRRVEALKVQWGLPRQAPDRPQPARPAAAARGGAGPSTAAASMGPTAPAPSQVDRWTNRPAAGPPAPEGGRTAGLPVGDAPGRDGAAPQRRGRRRGAVPDSQQLALPLPGA, from the coding sequence GTGCGTCCCCGCGCCCGGCGCATCCAGTACCGCTGGTTGCCCTGCAAGTCCCTGATCAATCGGGTTCCGGAGGGCATGCCCTTCCGCTGGAGCATCAACCCCTACCGCGGTTGCACCCACGGCTGCGTCTACTGCTATGCCCGGGCCACCCACCCGTACCTGGGCCTGGATGGCGGCGTCGACTTCGAGTCGGTGATCTTCGTCAAGGCCGGCGCCGTCGAGGCGCTGCGCCGCGATCTAGCGCGGCGCAGCTGGGCGCGGGAGCTGGTCGCCATCGGCACCGCCACCGATCCGTATCAGCCCATCGAGGGCAAGTACCGGTTGATGCGGGGCATTCTGCGCGCCTTGATCGACGCCGACACCCCCTTCTCCATCACCACCAAGAGCACCCTGGTCCTGCGGGACCTGGACCTGCTGATCGAGGCGACGCGGCGCGCCGGGTGCACGGTCAACCTCTCCATCCCCACCGTCGACCCGATCCTGTGGCGACGGCTCGAGCCCGGCACCCCCCATCCCCGCCAGCGGCTGCGGGCCCTGCGGCGGCTGCGCGAGGCCGGGATCCGGGCCGGCGTGTTCCTGGCCCCGATCCTCCCGGGCATCACGGACGATCGCGACCACCTCGAGGCCGTGGTGCGCGAGGCGGCCCGGCACGGCGCGGCGTTCCTCTGGCCCGGCGTGCTCCACCTGGGTCCCGGCGTCCGCGAGTGGGTGTTCCCCGCCCTGGCCCGCATCCGCCCCGATCTCATGCCGATGTACCGCGCCCTCTACCGCGGCCGGGACGCCGCCCCGTTCTACCGCGAGAGCGTCCTCCGCCGCGTCGAGGCGTTGAAGGTCCAGTGGGGATTGCCGCGCCAGGCTCCGGATCGGCCCCAGCCCGCCCGCCCGGCCGCGGCGGCGCGTGGCGGCGCGGGCCCGTCGACGGCTGCGGCGAGCATGGGCCCCACGGCGCCCGCCCCTTCCCAGGTCGACCGGTGGACGAACCGGCCCGCCGCCGGGCCGCCGGCCCCGGAGGGCGGACGGACCGCCGGCCTCCCGGTGGGCGATGCCCCGGGCCGCGATGGGGCGGCCCCCCAGCGGCGGGGCCGTCGCCGGGGAGCGGTGCCGGACAGCCAGCAGCTGGCGCTGCCCCTCCCCGGCGCATAG
- the uvrC gene encoding excinuclease ABC subunit UvrC: MRVHAGTPGAPGAEAETPDAGSPAQEATAAAGPTDEPAEPAAAGLRQKAAELPEQPGVYLFKDREGQVLYVGKARSLRQRVRSYFQAARHLPARIQRMVQRAADLEFIVTRNEVEALVLENTLIKRYRPRYNVRLRDDKTYPYLKVHVHEDWPRVSIVRQVQDDGARYFGPYTFSASLQEALRLIRRVFPYRSCSDHRLRRGGRPCLHHYIGRCLAPCAGLCDREQYDAMIRDLIAFLEGRSRAVLERVEAEMQAAAERWEFERAAELRDQLRALHQVLEQQQVASPRRGEEDAIGIAREGDRAHAQVFFVREGRVIGREQLAMTGVEGLEDGELLAAFLTQYYGRATFVPREILLPVELPPGEAEVIARWLSQRRGVQVRLHRPQRGTKRRWVELAQHNARLLLAQATTDQRVRQDRARRALEELARYLELDEPPRRIECYDISNLQGAQPVGSMVVMIDGEPAKAEYRRFRIRTVEAPNDFASMQEVLYRRLRRGLEAQGIPVEEGPRARAAGTGAAQLGEPLGGTRPAAAPAPQVALGGGASPAEAADGAGSADDGGGVVPEGDGEGGREALRGFGDLPDLILIDGGKGQLSAAQEVLDRLGLVDIPVFALAKRFELVFAPDRPDPIVIPRDSPALHLLQRIRDEAHRFALAYHRQLRQRAGLHSVLEEIPGIGPRRRKALLEAFGSLEAIARASEDELAAVPGMNRAAAQAVYRAFHRLPATEGRDD, encoded by the coding sequence GTGCGGGTGCACGCTGGCACACCCGGGGCCCCGGGCGCCGAGGCCGAGACGCCTGACGCCGGCTCCCCGGCGCAGGAGGCGACGGCAGCGGCCGGGCCTACGGACGAACCGGCCGAACCGGCCGCCGCCGGCCTCCGGCAGAAGGCGGCGGAGTTGCCCGAGCAACCCGGCGTCTACCTGTTCAAGGATCGCGAGGGCCAGGTGCTCTACGTCGGCAAGGCGCGGTCCTTGCGGCAGCGGGTGCGGTCCTACTTCCAGGCGGCCCGCCACCTGCCCGCCCGGATCCAGCGCATGGTCCAGCGGGCGGCGGACCTGGAGTTCATCGTCACCCGCAACGAGGTGGAGGCCCTGGTCCTCGAGAACACGCTGATCAAGCGCTACCGGCCGCGGTACAACGTGCGGCTGCGGGACGACAAGACCTACCCGTACCTCAAGGTGCACGTCCACGAGGACTGGCCGCGGGTCAGCATCGTGCGCCAGGTCCAGGACGACGGCGCCCGCTACTTCGGGCCGTACACCTTCTCCGCCTCCCTGCAGGAGGCGTTGCGCCTGATCCGGCGGGTCTTCCCGTACCGCAGCTGCTCCGACCACCGTCTGCGTCGGGGCGGGCGGCCGTGCCTGCATCACTACATCGGGCGCTGCCTGGCGCCCTGCGCCGGCCTCTGCGATCGCGAGCAGTACGACGCCATGATCCGCGACCTGATCGCGTTCCTCGAGGGCCGGTCGCGGGCGGTGCTGGAGCGCGTGGAGGCGGAGATGCAGGCGGCGGCGGAGCGGTGGGAGTTCGAACGGGCCGCGGAGTTGCGGGACCAGCTGCGGGCGCTCCACCAGGTCCTCGAGCAGCAACAGGTGGCCAGCCCGCGGCGCGGCGAGGAGGACGCCATCGGCATCGCCCGGGAGGGCGACCGGGCCCACGCCCAGGTGTTCTTCGTCCGCGAGGGCCGCGTCATCGGCCGCGAGCAGCTGGCCATGACGGGCGTCGAGGGCCTGGAGGACGGCGAGCTGCTGGCCGCGTTCCTCACGCAGTACTACGGGCGGGCGACCTTCGTGCCCCGGGAGATCCTGCTCCCCGTGGAGCTTCCGCCCGGCGAGGCCGAGGTGATCGCCCGCTGGCTCAGCCAGCGGCGGGGCGTCCAGGTGCGGCTCCACCGGCCCCAGCGGGGCACCAAGCGCCGTTGGGTCGAACTGGCCCAGCACAACGCCCGGCTGCTGCTGGCCCAGGCCACCACCGACCAGCGGGTGCGCCAGGACCGGGCCCGCCGGGCCTTGGAGGAACTGGCCCGCTACCTGGAGCTGGACGAGCCGCCCCGGCGCATCGAGTGCTACGACATCTCCAACCTCCAGGGCGCCCAGCCCGTCGGCTCGATGGTGGTGATGATCGACGGCGAACCCGCCAAGGCGGAGTACCGCCGCTTCCGCATCCGCACGGTGGAGGCGCCCAACGACTTCGCCAGCATGCAGGAGGTCCTCTACCGGCGGCTGCGCCGGGGCCTCGAGGCGCAGGGGATCCCGGTGGAGGAGGGTCCGCGTGCCCGGGCCGCCGGTACCGGGGCGGCCCAACTCGGCGAGCCGCTGGGCGGGACGCGGCCGGCGGCCGCCCCCGCGCCCCAGGTGGCCCTGGGAGGCGGTGCGTCCCCGGCTGAGGCGGCGGATGGGGCCGGCTCCGCCGACGACGGCGGCGGGGTGGTGCCGGAAGGCGACGGGGAGGGGGGGCGCGAAGCCCTGCGCGGCTTCGGCGACCTGCCGGATCTGATCCTGATCGACGGCGGCAAGGGTCAGCTCTCGGCGGCCCAGGAGGTGCTGGACCGACTGGGGCTGGTGGACATCCCGGTGTTCGCCCTGGCCAAGCGGTTCGAGCTGGTCTTCGCCCCCGACCGGCCGGACCCCATCGTCATCCCCCGGGACTCCCCGGCCCTGCACCTCCTCCAGCGCATCCGGGACGAGGCGCATCGCTTCGCGCTGGCCTACCACCGCCAGCTGCGGCAGCGCGCCGGCCTGCACTCGGTGCTGGAGGAGATCCCGGGCATCGGTCCGCGCCGGCGCAAGGCGCTGCTGGAGGCCTTCGGCTCGCTGGAGGCCATCGCCCGGGCCAGCGAGGACGAGCTGGCCGCGGTGCCGGGGATGAACCGCGCCGCGGCGCAGGCCGTCTACCGGGCGTTCCACCGGCTGCCGGCGACGGAGGGGCGCGACGACTGA
- a CDS encoding thiamine pyrophosphate-binding protein: MERSWQRATASLVSRYRPAVVLAAGAPLPAAQAAAAADGAARATGRPAVLVAGSGAELNAMLPVLVMADADSVPIVVLVRGGTAADLEAGRERAGSLPDALRLTEPFTGWNTRVDRPEDVELVLEAAFTDLARRRPRPLLIELADEALPAVPGRATANGRVIPFPGSTVDAGRSEEAAIDRRWLDQVAAALVRCRQPAIVAGGGAAGAGESLRRLAEDLGAPVFLTLAGRGLLPADHPLAINGLAAAPARRWLEEADVVLVVGTTLSPAEHGDLDLKGRVIQVDRDVERLGRNVPVWMALPADAAPALAALVRRVEAEMARPAGPEVYLGATGPEQRRKAVARLQEELAEERAGAEAMDGPAAEGHRWLSALEPRLTAAEPEALSVAEAAALPVAGARSLLLPVRLGIAGYAIPAAWGAARATGRPARAVTTPAGLWGAGAVLPWIAPLGLDLEILVRLDRDGASAGPGNGALGAAPAADVAEFFRRAAPALRLQWDEPGWGGGVPAARLRPVAVPR, translated from the coding sequence ATGGAACGTTCCTGGCAGCGCGCGACGGCGTCGCTGGTGAGCCGCTACCGCCCCGCGGTGGTGTTGGCCGCCGGTGCGCCCCTGCCCGCGGCCCAGGCCGCGGCCGCGGCCGACGGGGCGGCGCGGGCGACGGGGCGCCCCGCGGTGCTGGTGGCGGGCTCCGGGGCCGAACTCAACGCGATGCTGCCCGTGCTGGTGATGGCGGACGCCGATTCGGTACCCATCGTCGTGCTGGTCCGGGGCGGGACCGCCGCGGACCTGGAGGCCGGGCGCGAGCGCGCCGGGTCCCTGCCCGACGCCCTGCGCCTGACCGAGCCCTTCACCGGCTGGAACACCCGCGTCGATCGCCCCGAGGACGTCGAGCTCGTGCTGGAGGCGGCCTTCACCGACCTGGCGCGGCGGCGGCCGCGGCCGCTGCTGATCGAGCTGGCCGACGAGGCCCTGCCGGCCGTGCCGGGACGTGCCACGGCCAACGGCCGGGTGATCCCCTTCCCCGGCTCGACGGTCGACGCCGGCCGGTCCGAGGAGGCTGCCATCGACCGCCGCTGGCTGGACCAGGTGGCCGCGGCCCTGGTGCGTTGCCGCCAGCCCGCCATCGTCGCCGGCGGCGGCGCGGCGGGCGCCGGCGAGAGCCTGCGCCGGCTGGCCGAGGACCTGGGCGCCCCGGTGTTCCTGACCCTGGCCGGCCGTGGGCTCTTGCCCGCCGACCACCCCCTGGCCATCAACGGCCTGGCGGCCGCTCCGGCCCGCCGCTGGCTGGAGGAGGCCGACGTGGTCCTGGTGGTCGGCACCACCCTCTCGCCCGCCGAGCACGGCGACCTGGACCTCAAGGGCCGGGTGATCCAGGTGGACCGGGATGTGGAGCGCCTCGGCCGCAACGTCCCCGTCTGGATGGCGCTGCCCGCGGACGCGGCGCCGGCCCTGGCGGCCCTGGTCCGCCGCGTCGAGGCGGAGATGGCCCGGCCGGCGGGGCCCGAGGTCTACCTGGGGGCCACCGGCCCCGAGCAGCGGCGCAAGGCGGTGGCCCGCCTCCAGGAGGAGCTGGCCGAGGAGCGGGCCGGCGCCGAGGCGATGGACGGACCGGCGGCGGAGGGGCACCGGTGGCTGTCCGCCCTGGAGCCGCGGCTGACCGCCGCCGAGCCCGAGGCGCTGAGCGTCGCCGAGGCCGCCGCCCTGCCCGTCGCCGGCGCTCGCTCGCTGCTGTTGCCGGTGCGGCTGGGGATCGCCGGCTATGCGATCCCGGCGGCATGGGGGGCGGCGCGGGCGACGGGTCGGCCCGCCCGGGCGGTGACCACGCCCGCGGGCCTGTGGGGTGCCGGTGCCGTCCTGCCCTGGATCGCGCCCCTGGGGCTCGACCTGGAGATCCTGGTCCGCCTCGACCGCGACGGGGCATCGGCGGGGCCCGGGAACGGTGCCCTCGGCGCCGCTCCCGCGGCCGACGTGGCCGAGTTCTTCCGGCGTGCGGCGCCGGCCCTGCGGCTCCAGTGGGACGAGCCGGGCTGGGGCGGCGGGGTGCCGGCGGCCCGCCTGCGCCCCGTCGCGGTGCCGCGCTGA
- a CDS encoding fused MFS/spermidine synthase has protein sequence MVALTAFFAGAVLMALELLGSRILAPTLGSSIFVWGSLIGVVLAALSAGYALGGAAADRWPSRAGPALVLVGAAAWILVLAARGEAWVAALAERVPGPRLAPLAAAAALFLLPGLLLGGISPWLVRLSAPSAQRVGRVAGRLYAVSTAGSIVGTLATAFWLIPWLATGTILKALAAVLAATGLLLAGRRHLAVALPAAALLGLAVVPPPAPAAVTPDGARVVFQRNTLYHHLRVEDRGDSRFLRFDDSWQSGMYLDDPVRARFAYTDVMHVGWALNPGARRVLLVGLGGGSIPKRILASYPDVTVDVVELDPVVVDVARRYFALPSDPRLRVYVEDGRRFVRRAPGRYDLVLLDAYYADEIPFHLTTREFLEEVRARLEPGGVVVANVIGALEGPRSALLRAFYRTYREVFGEVYLLPVLPEGPEALQNVILVARDDRDAPGPLSAAELARAITTWTGRHPELEALRAAAAWIYDRPVRVDDVPVLRDAYAPVDALLHLEGDDPLPGAVPPRTGE, from the coding sequence ATGGTGGCCCTGACCGCCTTCTTCGCCGGTGCCGTGCTGATGGCCCTGGAGCTGCTGGGCAGTCGCATCCTGGCGCCCACCCTGGGCAGCTCGATCTTCGTGTGGGGGAGCTTGATCGGCGTGGTCCTCGCCGCCCTGAGCGCCGGCTACGCCCTGGGCGGCGCGGCGGCCGACCGCTGGCCGTCCCGGGCGGGGCCGGCGCTGGTGCTGGTCGGGGCGGCGGCGTGGATCCTGGTGCTGGCGGCCCGGGGCGAGGCGTGGGTGGCGGCCCTGGCGGAGCGGGTCCCGGGACCCCGGCTCGCCCCCCTGGCGGCGGCCGCGGCCTTGTTCCTGCTGCCCGGGCTGCTGTTGGGCGGCATCTCGCCCTGGCTGGTGCGGCTTTCGGCGCCCTCCGCCCAGCGCGTGGGGCGGGTGGCCGGCCGCCTCTACGCCGTCTCCACCGCCGGCAGCATCGTCGGCACCCTGGCCACCGCCTTCTGGCTCATCCCCTGGCTGGCCACGGGCACCATCCTCAAGGCGCTGGCCGCCGTCCTGGCCGCGACGGGGCTGCTGTTGGCCGGCCGGCGCCACCTGGCGGTCGCCCTGCCGGCGGCGGCGCTGCTGGGGCTGGCCGTGGTGCCGCCGCCCGCGCCCGCCGCGGTGACGCCCGACGGGGCGCGGGTCGTCTTCCAGCGCAACACCCTCTACCACCACCTGCGGGTGGAAGACCGCGGCGACAGCCGGTTCCTCCGCTTCGACGACTCCTGGCAGAGCGGGATGTACCTGGACGACCCCGTCCGGGCCCGCTTCGCGTACACCGACGTCATGCACGTGGGCTGGGCGCTGAACCCCGGGGCGCGGCGGGTGCTGCTGGTGGGGCTGGGCGGCGGGTCCATCCCGAAGCGCATCCTCGCCTCCTATCCGGACGTGACGGTGGACGTGGTGGAGCTCGACCCCGTGGTGGTCGACGTGGCCCGCCGCTACTTCGCCCTGCCCTCCGACCCGCGGCTGCGGGTATACGTCGAGGACGGGCGCCGGTTCGTCCGGCGGGCACCCGGCCGCTACGACCTGGTGCTGCTCGATGCCTACTACGCCGACGAGATCCCCTTCCACCTGACGACCCGGGAATTCCTCGAGGAGGTCCGGGCTCGCCTGGAACCCGGCGGCGTGGTGGTCGCCAACGTCATCGGCGCCCTGGAGGGGCCGCGCAGCGCGCTGCTGCGGGCGTTCTACCGCACCTACCGGGAGGTGTTCGGCGAGGTCTACCTGCTGCCGGTCCTCCCCGAAGGACCGGAGGCCCTGCAGAACGTGATCCTGGTCGCCCGCGACGACCGGGACGCCCCGGGTCCCCTGTCGGCGGCGGAGCTGGCCCGCGCCATCACGACATGGACGGGACGGCACCCGGAGCTGGAGGCCCTGCGGGCGGCGGCCGCCTGGATCTACGACCGGCCCGTGCGGGTGGACGACGTGCCGGTCTTGCGGGACGCCTACGCGCCCGTGGACGCCCTCTTGCACCTGGAGGGCGACGACCCCCTGCCCGGGGCGGTCCCACCGCGGACGGGGGAGTGA
- a CDS encoding phage holin family protein: MSLLIRWLINAGAILLVAWLLEGIDVRGPGTALVAALALGLVNAVIRPVVLFLTMPLGCLTLGLFTFVVNALMFWLAAAVVPGFDVDGFVSALLGSLLVSAVSTVASRLWVDRGER, translated from the coding sequence ATGAGCCTGCTGATCCGCTGGTTGATCAACGCCGGGGCGATCCTGCTGGTGGCATGGCTCCTGGAGGGCATCGACGTCCGCGGGCCGGGGACGGCCCTGGTGGCCGCGCTGGCCCTGGGGCTCGTCAACGCCGTGATCCGCCCCGTGGTGCTGTTCCTGACCATGCCCCTGGGGTGCCTCACCCTGGGGCTCTTCACCTTCGTGGTCAACGCCCTGATGTTCTGGCTGGCGGCGGCGGTGGTGCCGGGATTCGACGTCGACGGATTCGTGTCCGCCCTGCTGGGCTCGCTGCTGGTCAGCGCGGTCAGCACGGTGGCCTCGCGCCTTTGGGTCGACCGGGGGGAGCGCTGA
- the aroQ gene encoding type II 3-dehydroquinate dehydratase — protein sequence MASAASGASGASAGAGPRPPRILVLHGPNLNLLGRREPEVYGTTSLAAIDAALRRRAATSGVEVDTFQSNHEGALIDRLHEAPGRYRGVILNPGGYAHTSVALRDAVAAVVGLGVPVIEVHLSNVHAREPFRHRLLTAGACRGVISGLGVWSYLLALEALLAADGPGGLPAEAAAPAS from the coding sequence ATGGCATCGGCAGCATCTGGGGCATCGGGGGCCTCGGCCGGCGCGGGCCCCCGCCCGCCCCGCATCCTGGTCCTTCACGGTCCGAACCTGAACCTCCTGGGCCGGCGCGAACCCGAGGTGTACGGCACCACCTCGCTGGCGGCCATCGACGCCGCCCTGCGCCGGCGGGCCGCGACGTCCGGCGTAGAGGTCGACACCTTCCAGAGCAACCACGAGGGCGCGCTGATCGACCGGCTGCACGAGGCCCCGGGCCGCTACCGCGGCGTGATCCTCAACCCCGGCGGCTACGCCCACACCAGCGTCGCCCTGCGGGACGCCGTGGCGGCCGTGGTCGGGCTCGGCGTCCCCGTCATCGAGGTCCACCTGAGCAACGTCCACGCCCGCGAGCCCTTCCGTCACCGCCTGTTGACGGCGGGCGCCTGCCGCGGCGTGATCAGCGGCCTGGGGGTCTGGAGCTACCTGCTGGCGCTGGAGGCCCTGCTCGCAGCCGACGGGCCCGGCGGCCTCCCCGCGGAGGCCGCGGCGCCGGCGTCGTGA